In the Terriglobia bacterium genome, TCCGCCTGCGCGATTCCGGCCTGGATTCCATTCCCGGCGGTGGCGCCGAAATTCTGGACGATGAAGTCCGCTACCGCATCGCCCGCCTCAAGTGCCTGACCGAGGACTGGCTCAACGTCCACCGCACCGCCCATCGGCTCGGCATGCGCACCACCGCCACCATGATGTTCGGCGTCGGCGAAACCATCGAGCACCGCGTCAACCACCTGCAGCGCCTCTACGATCTCCAGGAAGAGACCGGCGGGTTCACCGCGTTCATCCCGTGGAGCTTTCAGCCGCACAACACCGCGCTCGGCGGGCGCGGCTGGGACGAGGCGACCGCGGTCGAATATCTCAAGGTGCTGGCCATCTCGCGCCTCTTCCTTACCAATTTCCTCAACGTGCAATCCAGCTGGGTGACGCAGGGCCTGAAAGTCTGCCAACTCGGCCTGCGCTTCGGCGGCAACGACGTCGGCTCGGTGATGATCGAGGAAAACGTGGTGCGCTCGGCCGGCGTCACCAACTGCACCACCGAGGAAGAACTCCGCCACATGATCCGCGACGCCGGCTTCCGCCCCGTCCAGCGCGACACGCTGTATCGGACGTATTTCCTGAACTAACATATTCATTCGTGAAGAAACGTGAACGCAAACCCGATCTGACCCTTGCGGAAATAGCGGACCTCCGCAAACGCGGCCTGCGCGACGAGGTGAGACGCGAGATTGCGCGTCAAGCGAAGCGCTTCTTCAGTCAACCTGAGACCACGAAGGAGCGAGCTGAACGCATCGCATTCACTGAAGCAGCAAGAAAGGTCTTGGCACGCGACGATGATTAGTTGCGGCTACCGCTAGCTGCGCCGACAGCCTTTCGCCGACAGCCGGCATCTAATTTCGGGTACAATCAATTGCTTGTACCTTGCCCGGGCGGCTTGCCCGTGACTGTCTGCTGTACCGGAGCACCACACTGCAACCAGCCATCGCCATGTTGGCCCTGTTCGCCGCCTCGCGCGGCTTCGGGCAGTACTTTCGTTCGCACTTCCTCGACACCACGTTTCGCGGGCTTTACCAGGCCAACGCCTTCGACATGGCGCTGCTGATTCCGTACTTCATCGTTCTGATCTGGCTGGCGTCCTACGGCCTGCACCGCTACACCCTGGTGTACCTCTACTACAAGAACCGCAAGAACCGCGCCAGCAGCGACAATCCGCCTGGACACTTCGCCGAGTTGCCGCGTGTGACCGTGCAATTACCGATCTTCAACGAGCAGTTCGTGATCGAGCGCCTGCTGGAGTCGGTCTGCAAGCTGCAATACCCGCGCGAGAAGCTGGAAATCCAGGTGCTCGACGATTCCACCGACGAAACCGTGGAGGTCGCGCGCAATGCCGTGGATCGCTGGGCCGCGCTTGGCTATCCGGTCACGTATCACCATCGCACCAACCGCGAGGGCTACAAGGCAGGCGCGCTGCGGGAAGGCATGAAGTGCTCGACCGGCGAGTTCATCGCCATCTTCGACGCCGATTTCGTTCCCCCGGAAGATTTCCTGATGCGCTGCATCCACCAGTTCACCGCGCCCGACGTGGGCATGGTGCAGACGCGCTGGACGCACATCAACCGCAGCTACTCGTTCCTCACCGAGGTCGAGGCCATCCTGCTCGACGGCCACTTCGTGCTGGAGCACGGCGGGCGCTCGCGCAATGGGCTGTTTTTCAACTTCAACGGCACCGCCGGCATGTGGCGGCGCCGCGCCATCGAGGAGGCCGGCGGCTGGCAGCACGACACCCTCACCGAAGACACCGACCTCTCCTACCGCGCGCAGATCAAGGGCTGGCGCTTCGTCTATCTCCAGGATGTGGAATGTCCCGCCGAGCTGCCGGTGGAGATGACCGCCTTCAAGACGCAGCAGGCGCGCTGGGCCAAGGGCCTGATCCAGTGCGCGATCAAAGATCTGCCGATGGTGATGCGCAGCAAAGTTCCGCTGCGGGTGAAGATCGAGGCCTGGTATCACCTGACGGCCAACATCAGCTACCCGCTGATGATCATCCTCTCCACCCTGCTGTTGCCGGCGATGATCATCCGCTTCTACCAGGGCTGGTTCCAGATGCTCTACATTGACCTGCCCTTGTTCATGGCCTCCACGTTCTCGATTTCCAGCTTCTACCTGGTCTCGCAGAAAGAGCTGTTCCCGAAAACCTGGCCGCGCTGCCTGATGTTCCTGCCCTTCCTGATGGCGCAGGGCATCGGCCTGACGCTGACCAACACGAAAGTCGTGCTGGAAGCGCTGATCGGCCACCAGACGGCATTCGCGCGCACTCCCAAGTACCGGGTGGAATCGAAGAAGGACAAGGTCCGCAGCAGCAAGTACCGCAAGCGCCTCGGCCTGGTGCCCTACTTCGAATTGGCCATTGGCTGCTACTTCGCCGCCACCGTCTGGTACGCCGTCACCAACGAGAACTACATCACCGTGCCCTTCCTCTGCCTGTTCGTGCTCGGCTACTGGTACACGGGATTGATGTCGCTGCTGCAGGGCCGCTTCGAGCGCTTCTTCTCCGGCCGCGAACTGCGGGAACCGCAGACCTCGAAACCGTACCCGGTCGGCGTGTAGCTCTCAAACCATTTCGTTCAACCTAATTTCAGTTGGTGTCATCCCGAGCGCAGCGAGGGACCTGCTGTGTGTGTAGCAGAGCCTGCCCTGACCCCGAGCGCAGTCGAGGGGCGAAGGGCGCCCTCGCCTGTGCAGTCCCGCAGGGGGCACGCTGAGCTGGGCTTTCACCCGACACCTCTCTATGCGTAGTATTGGCATTGAGGCGGCGATGAAAGACACCCTGGAAATGCTGAACCGCATGCAAGCGGATAGCATCATCGGGAGCTATGCGATTGGCGGAGCGGTGGGGGCGACGTTTTATATCGCGCCTGCGGCGACGCTGGATGTGGACGTGTTCGTGACACTTCCCCGTTCATCCAGCACGTCGCTGGTAAGCCTTTCTCCGATCTACGAGTACTTGCGTGCGCGCGGCTGCAAAGCTGAGGGCGAACACATCGTGATCGGTGATTGGCCGGTGCAGTTCCTGAGTGCCGGCGGCGCGCTGGAGCGGGAGGCATTGGAGGAGGCGGCCGAATTCGATGTAGAAGGAGTCCCGACGCGGGTGATGACCGCAGAGCATCTGGTGGCGATTGCGCTGAAGACGGGACGGCCGAAAGACTTCAACCGGATTTTGCAGTTCCTCGGACTGGGCACGGTGAACCGAGGTAAGCTGAATCGGATTCTTGAGAAGCACGGACTGCGGCCCAAATGGGAGAAGTTCAGGCAGAGATATCTCGATGAGTAGGGAATTGGAGCGCAAGCTCGCGAAGCTGCCCGTCAGCGAGAAACTCAAATTGCTGGCGAAACTGCGCGATCGGAGTTTGGCGATTGCGGCCAGCCATCGGAAGAAGGCGGAGGAGAAGCGGGGAGGGTAGGGAGCGTAGCGGAGCCCCGCGGGTTACACCGCCTCGTCTGGCGACGAATGCCTACATCGGACGACGAACTCGGCGATCTGCTGCGGTACTTCTATGATACGTATGGTGTGCCGAAAGAAGGCCCGCCAGCGAATCTTAACGTTTCGAAGGTGATGGGCGGATTGTCGGATCTCGCGCCGGAGCTTCGTATCCTCAGCGAAGCCGTGAACGACGAGGCGCTTCGTCGACAGTTCCGAGATTGTCGTACCATTCTGGACGATCTTGCAACCCGGCTCACCAGCGAAGAGTTGTTGCGAGAACTGCTTGGGGTCCCTCTCCCATCCGAACACGCCTTTCAGCAGCTCTCCAGCGGGGTCCTCTGGTTCTCCCTCGCGAGTAGCCTCGATGCGCGCAACGAAGGCCTTCCTACTACACCATTGAACGGGATAATCGACCTTCCGTTGGGGCTCAGAGTGCAGATGGCGGTACACGGCTCGCTCGTACTACGTCTGTATATTGCTCTTGTCTACATGCGAGAAGGAGTGCTCAACGACCTGATCACTGAGGGTGCACGAGCTGGAGGGCCGTGCTCGGGTTGCGTGAAAAAGTTGTTGAATTCTGAATATGTTCGCCGAATCCGAAATGCGCTGTCACACGGCTCCTTCACAGCGTGCATCGCCGGTATCGTATTCCGTGACGACCATGGTGCCGTCGTGGCGACCCCCGGGTTCTTGAGCTGGCTGAGCACGTGGCTGATGTTAATCCAGCTTCAGGCTCTCGCAGCTAGTTCGAGGAAACCTCACATTACGTAATTTCGGCCAACCGTGTGGGGCACCGGCTCGCGCTTAGACGGTGGAGTCCGTGTCGAGTGCGGCAATCCCTGATAGCACCACGGGCTTGTGGTCGGGAAATTCAGCGACGAGAGTGAGCCGGCCTCCCATGGCTTCCACGTAGCTGCGTAGCGTGGAAATCAGAAGGTCACTGCGCTGTTCGAGGCGGGAGACTTGGTCCTGGCCAATCCCGAGAGTCTCCGCGATGCGCTCCTGCGTGAGCTTGTGTGCACGGCGCAGTTCGCGGAGTGACATTTCCTCCGCGAGGAGTTGGGCCGCGCGGTCCTCGATCTTCTTGCGCCGGGCGGGGCTCACTTCCTTAATTTTTTGGTCCAGAGTCTTCATGTTGTTACTTCTCCCCCTTTTGCTTCTGCTTCTCTCCCTTTTCCTTCTTGACGCGGGCCAGATGGGCATCAAAGCGAAAATCGGCCTTTTCGATTAGCTGTCGGTAAAAACGCTTTTCGCTCCCGCCTGACTTGTCTCCACAGACCAGGAGAATCGCGTTTCTGTTCGGGTCGAAGGCGAATGCTACCCTCCAGACCCCGTCGGCGGCATCGAACCTCAATTCCTTCATGTTCGCGTGACGGGAGCCGTTCAGGGTATCAGCACGGGGACGGCCCAGCTGCGGCCCGAACTGCTGCAGCAACCTAGCAAGAGCCAGCATCTCGTCCTGCACGTCTTCCGGCAGGGCGTCAAATTCGGGTTCGAACTCCTGATGAAAGAGGACTTCCCAAGCCACAGGCATATTATGTGTTATAATACATATGCTGTCAAGTACATTATTGCGATGGAAGGGCCGTTACTCCCGACCGTTTGCGTGAATGCCTCCCCTCCAGATGGTTCACCGACACTTGCGCCAGCTTCTCCATGGATATAATCCTCGACCATGAAACGATTCGTAGTCGCCCTGCTGCTGCTCATCGCCACCGCCGCCTTTGCCCTGGAGCGGCACCCGAACCTGGTCTATCGCGCCCGCCGTGAGGCCTTGGCGAAGAAAGCCAATGGCGCGCCCATCGTCGTTTTTGCCACCACCGAGAGCGACCTCACCGAAGCGCTCACCGGCTTCCGCCAGGACGAGGATTTCTGGTACCTCACCGGAGTGAACGAGCCCGGCGCGGCGGTGCTGATCGTGCCCGCGCTCGACGAAGCGGCGGTGAAGACCATGAACGCGCAGTTGCCGCCCGGACGTCCGGCGACGCTGAAGCCGCGCCCCTACTCCGAGGTTCTGCTGCTGCCGCAGCGCAACCGTGCCGCGGAGCGCTGGACCGGGCCGAAGCTTGGGCCCGATGATCCGGAGGCAAAGAGCACCGGCTTTGCCCGCGTCGTGCCGCTGGACGCGCTGCGCGACGAGATCGCCAACGTCATTTCCCCGCTGGGCGGCGTGGTGCTGGTCAACGAAGGAAAGGATTCCAAGCTCGCGCTCGAATGGCTGAAGCACGGCAACCTGTCGGTGTATTCGCGCGACGTGAAGCCGCTGATCGCTTCCCTCCGCGTGGTGAAGGATGCGGGCGAGATCGAATTCATCCGCAAGGCGACCGACGCCTCGGTCGAGGCGCACCTGGCGGCCTGGAAGGCGATCAAGCCCGGCACCGGGGAGCGCCAGATCGCCTCTCTCATGGTGTACGAATTCGAGCGCCGCGGCTGCGAGCGCCCGGCGTACGGCCCCATCGTCGGCTCGGGCTTCCACTCCACCGTGCTGCACTACGACGAGGACTCCGGGCCGATCAAGGACGGCGACGTGATCGTGATGGATGTGGGCGGCGAGTACTCGATGTACGCCACCGACATTACCCGCACCGTGCCGGCCAACGGCCACTTCACGCCGCGCCAGCGCGAGATTTATGACATCGTGCTGGGCGCGCAGCAAGCCGCCATCCGGGCGTTCAAGTCGGGCAAGTCCAAGCTGACCGGGCGCGACCAGAATTCCCTGTTCCTGGTCGCCTACGACTACATCAACTCGCACGGCAAGGACCTGCACGGGCAGCCGCTGGGACAGTACTTCATCCACGGCCTCAGCCACATGGTCGGGCTCAACGTGCATGATCCCGGCGATACCGGCGCGCCGCTGGGACCGGGCATGGTGTTCACCATCGAGCCGGGAATTTATATTCCGGAAGAGAGCCTCGGCGCGCGCATCGAAGACACGTTCCTGGTGGACGCGAATGGAAAGCTCGACTGCCTGAGCTGCAAGCTGCCGAAGACGGCCGAGGAGGTTGAGAAGAGCATGGCGAAGTAGGTTTTCGGTTTGTGGTCTTCGGTTGTCGGTTCGTCAGTTTTTCAGTTTGTCAGTTTGTCAGTGTTGCACGACACCTTGGAAGATTAACCAACTGAAATACTGAAGTACTGAGATACTGAGAAACCGATTGACCGAAACACCGATAGACCGAACGACCAGCCGACCTGTATCCTAAGCACGGTGTTGATCAAGATTCTGTACGTGGTCCTGGTGCTTTCCACGGTGGCGCTGCTGTGGGCGGCCGCGGCGTGTTATGTGCGTGTCCGCCGGCACCTGGCCGCCAAGCATGAGGCGGAGGAACACCGGCCGCGGCAAGCGGCGCGCGGGGGTTGATTTGCGAGTTGTCAGTACGGATTGCGGAGCGGAATGATGGCGAGAGATACAGCGATTGTCCGGGACCAGGTCGCGGCCATGACCGCGGCCCGGCAGGTGGCGATAGTGGTCGGCGCGAGCCTGTTTGTGGCGCTGTGCGCGCGGCTGTCGTTGCCGCTGCCGTTTACGCCCGTGCCCTTGACGCTGGCCAACTTCGGCGTCCTGGTAGTCGGCCTGCTGCTGGGCAGCAAGCGCGGATTCGCGGCGCTCGCCCTTTACCTGGCGCAGGGCGCGGCGGGATTGCCGGTGTTCAGCCCGGCGGGTCCGGGCGGAATCGCGCAATTGCTGGGCCCCACCGGCGGCTACCTGCTGGCGTATCCCCTGGCGGCGTTCATCGCCGGGTGGATCGCGGAGCGCGGCGCGGGCAAGTTCGGACGATTCCTGGTGGCGGCGCTGGCGGCGGAAGTTGTCATTTTCGCCGGCGGTCTGGCGTGGCTGATGGTGTTGACGCACGGCGCCACCCAGGCGATGAGCTTCGGGCTGTATCCGTTTGTCTTTGCCGAAGTCATCAAGATCACGGCCGCGGCGGGAATTGGAACCAAGATCAAGTTGTGAGTTGCGATTTGCGAGTACTGAGTACCGAGTACCGAGTTAAGAAGCGCTAAACGATTGGCACTGCCCGACGACTAACGAGGTCAGCCAACCTCTTCATTCAGATCAGCCATGCCCACATCAGCCTCCACGAAAACGCGCACCATCAGCATCGCGCACAGTCCCGATTCCGACGATGCGTTCATGTTTTACGGCCTGGCGACGAACAAGGTGCGCGTGCCCGGCCTGAAGTTCACGCACACCCTTTGCGACATCGAAACGCTGAACCGCAAGGCGATGGAAGCCGTGTACGACGTGACCGCCATCTCCTTCCACGCCTACCCGTACATCCAGGAGCAGTACGCGCTGATGTCGTGCGGCGGCAGCGTGGGCGACGGGTACGGCCCGATGATCGTCGCCGCCAAGGCGCTCTCGATCGCCGAAGTCAAGACGCGGCGCATCGCCGTGCCGGGAAAATTGACCACCGCCTACCTGGCATTGAAGCTGTTTGCGCCCCAGATCGAGACCGTGGTGGTTCCGTTCGACCAGATCATCCCGCAGGTGCTCCAGGGCAAGCACGACGCCGGCCTCATCATCCACGAAGGCCAGCTTACGTATGCCAAGTCGGGGCTGCACCGCATCCTCGATCTCGGCAAGTGGTGGCGCGACAAGGAAGGCCTGCCGCTGCCGCTGGGCGGAAACGCGATCCGTCGCGAGCTGGGCCGGGAAACGATTGCCGGCATCTCCGGCGCGCTGAAACGCAGCATCCAGTACGCGCTCGACCACCGCGAGCAGGCGCTGAATTATGCCATGCAGTTCGCGCGCGACCTGGATCCGCAGTCGGCGGACAAGTTCGTCGGCATGTACGTCAACGAGCGCACGCTGGATTACGGCGAGGACGGCCGCGCCGCGGTGGCGTTGCTGCTCGACCTGGGCCACAAGGCGGGAGTGATCCCGAACGATCCGAAGGTGGAGTTCGTCTAACTGAATTGCAGAATTGCCGAACTGCGGAATCGGGTAATTGAACAAATTACGGCATTCTCTTTCAATTCCGCAATTCTGCAATTCCGCAGTTCCGCAATCTACTTGGCGGCGCGGACAGCGTTGAGATACTTGTCGATCAAGACGCCGATTTCCACTGCGGCGTCGGGCTCCAGCTCCTGGAACTCAAAGCCGACATCGCCGTTGGGATTGGTATAGCGCTGCACGGCTTGGACCTGGCGGTGGACAGCGTCGTCTTCGCCGACGATGGTGAAAGCCAGAGTTTCGGCGGCGGGAAATCGGCGGTTGGTTTCCAGCAAAAAGCCGCCCCGGCCCAGCATGCGAATCCGCCCGAAGCGGTTGCCCTGCTCATCCTCGAGAAACAGGTTGGCGGTCGCGGGAATGACGATGCGATCGAAGAAGCGCCGCTCTTTTAAGTCCCAAGCCATCATTCCACCCGTTGCGGAAAGGAAAAGTTGGGCGTGATGTCCACCGGGACATCGGCAACCGTGCTGAGCGCGGCCTTCAACTCCGCCGGCAGCGCGCTGTATTTGGCAAACCAGTTTTCAGCGCGGGTGCGGTCGCCGGTGGCCTCGATTTCCAGCAACTCCCGGGCGAGCGCGGCAATGGCAGTCGCGGTGCGCGCGTAATCAATCACGTACTTGCCGCCGGCGTCGCGCTGGATTGCCTTTTGCTCGGTGAGGTAGTTGAACTCCATCATCTCGGCCTTGCCGTGGGCCTCGGCGGTGCCAAAGCGGATGGTGCGGAACAGGCCCGCGAGATAGGAAGAGTAGAACTCCGGCAGGCGTTCCTTGGGGATGGCGCCGTGGTCCACCAGCCACTTGAGGCCGAACATTCCGACCACGTCGGCCTTGGCTTCCTCCAGGCCATTGAAGGCCGGCCCGATGGCCTCGCGTATGTCCACCTGCTTGCCGTTTTTGCGCGCGAAGGCCGGGCCCAGCCCGTGCGACATTTCGTGCAGCAGCGTGCCGGCGAGATAGCCTTCGCCGGAAGCTTGCGCCGCCTGGTCGGCGCGCATGAGTTTTCTCGCGATCGGCAGAATCACCACGTTGACGCGCGCGTCCATGAAATTCTTGAAGAAAATTTTCTTGGTGCCCTTCTCCTGATGAATGCGGGCGTCGTTGGGCAGGTTGTCGGCGACTGCCTGGTAGCCGTGGTTGAGGTCGCCGGCGCGGAAGGGCGTGTCCATGACCTCCATCGGGGTCTGCTGGCCGCGCTTGGAGGGACGATCTTCCGCCGGCAGCGGCAGCGCCTCCTGGATGTCGGGAACGTACTTTTCATAGAGCGCCAGCTTGCGGCTCTCGGTTTCGTTGCGGATCAGAACCGCGGCGCCGTAGCTGGTCTTGATGCCGAGAAGGCCGTCGTCATAGGTTTCATAGGGAGCGTAGATGATGTCGAACTTGGGGGATTTCAGGTCGAGCCAGGCGATGTCGCTCCGGTAGTAGTCGTCGGAGAGAAGGGCGTCGGCGCGAAGGCGAAGGAAATTGGCGAACTGCGGCTCGTCGGAGAGCGCGGCGGCGGCGTTCAGGGCTCCGGCCGCCGGCTCCAGGAAGGAGCGGTAGGCAACGTGGTAAGGCAC is a window encoding:
- the mqnC gene encoding dehypoxanthine futalosine cyclase, producing the protein MLTQAQALDWFRSDDLIGLGIEADVQRRKLHPDGIVSYIIDRNINYTNFCTEYCTFCAFYRPLKGKLAAEGYILDYDTIYQKIAETVELGGTGVLMQGGLHPDLKIDWHEKMLRGIKQRFPRVHLHCYSASEIIAIAEYSGLTIRDTIIRLRDSGLDSIPGGGAEILDDEVRYRIARLKCLTEDWLNVHRTAHRLGMRTTATMMFGVGETIEHRVNHLQRLYDLQEETGGFTAFIPWSFQPHNTALGGRGWDEATAVEYLKVLAISRLFLTNFLNVQSSWVTQGLKVCQLGLRFGGNDVGSVMIEENVVRSAGVTNCTTEEELRHMIRDAGFRPVQRDTLYRTYFLN
- a CDS encoding glycosyltransferase family 2 protein; this encodes MLALFAASRGFGQYFRSHFLDTTFRGLYQANAFDMALLIPYFIVLIWLASYGLHRYTLVYLYYKNRKNRASSDNPPGHFAELPRVTVQLPIFNEQFVIERLLESVCKLQYPREKLEIQVLDDSTDETVEVARNAVDRWAALGYPVTYHHRTNREGYKAGALREGMKCSTGEFIAIFDADFVPPEDFLMRCIHQFTAPDVGMVQTRWTHINRSYSFLTEVEAILLDGHFVLEHGGRSRNGLFFNFNGTAGMWRRRAIEEAGGWQHDTLTEDTDLSYRAQIKGWRFVYLQDVECPAELPVEMTAFKTQQARWAKGLIQCAIKDLPMVMRSKVPLRVKIEAWYHLTANISYPLMIILSTLLLPAMIIRFYQGWFQMLYIDLPLFMASTFSISSFYLVSQKELFPKTWPRCLMFLPFLMAQGIGLTLTNTKVVLEALIGHQTAFARTPKYRVESKKDKVRSSKYRKRLGLVPYFELAIGCYFAATVWYAVTNENYITVPFLCLFVLGYWYTGLMSLLQGRFERFFSGRELREPQTSKPYPVGV
- a CDS encoding helix-turn-helix domain-containing protein; its protein translation is MKTLDQKIKEVSPARRKKIEDRAAQLLAEEMSLRELRRAHKLTQERIAETLGIGQDQVSRLEQRSDLLISTLRSYVEAMGGRLTLVAEFPDHKPVVLSGIAALDTDSTV
- a CDS encoding type II toxin-antitoxin system RelE/ParE family toxin; amino-acid sequence: MAWEVLFHQEFEPEFDALPEDVQDEMLALARLLQQFGPQLGRPRADTLNGSRHANMKELRFDAADGVWRVAFAFDPNRNAILLVCGDKSGGSEKRFYRQLIEKADFRFDAHLARVKKEKGEKQKQKGEK
- a CDS encoding aminopeptidase P N-terminal domain-containing protein, encoding MKRFVVALLLLIATAAFALERHPNLVYRARREALAKKANGAPIVVFATTESDLTEALTGFRQDEDFWYLTGVNEPGAAVLIVPALDEAAVKTMNAQLPPGRPATLKPRPYSEVLLLPQRNRAAERWTGPKLGPDDPEAKSTGFARVVPLDALRDEIANVISPLGGVVLVNEGKDSKLALEWLKHGNLSVYSRDVKPLIASLRVVKDAGEIEFIRKATDASVEAHLAAWKAIKPGTGERQIASLMVYEFERRGCERPAYGPIVGSGFHSTVLHYDEDSGPIKDGDVIVMDVGGEYSMYATDITRTVPANGHFTPRQREIYDIVLGAQQAAIRAFKSGKSKLTGRDQNSLFLVAYDYINSHGKDLHGQPLGQYFIHGLSHMVGLNVHDPGDTGAPLGPGMVFTIEPGIYIPEESLGARIEDTFLVDANGKLDCLSCKLPKTAEEVEKSMAK
- a CDS encoding biotin transporter BioY — encoded protein: MARDTAIVRDQVAAMTAARQVAIVVGASLFVALCARLSLPLPFTPVPLTLANFGVLVVGLLLGSKRGFAALALYLAQGAAGLPVFSPAGPGGIAQLLGPTGGYLLAYPLAAFIAGWIAERGAGKFGRFLVAALAAEVVIFAGGLAWLMVLTHGATQAMSFGLYPFVFAEVIKITAAAGIGTKIKL
- a CDS encoding ABC transporter substrate-binding protein — translated: MPTSASTKTRTISIAHSPDSDDAFMFYGLATNKVRVPGLKFTHTLCDIETLNRKAMEAVYDVTAISFHAYPYIQEQYALMSCGGSVGDGYGPMIVAAKALSIAEVKTRRIAVPGKLTTAYLALKLFAPQIETVVVPFDQIIPQVLQGKHDAGLIIHEGQLTYAKSGLHRILDLGKWWRDKEGLPLPLGGNAIRRELGRETIAGISGALKRSIQYALDHREQALNYAMQFARDLDPQSADKFVGMYVNERTLDYGEDGRAAVALLLDLGHKAGVIPNDPKVEFV
- a CDS encoding PilZ domain-containing protein, with the protein product MAWDLKERRFFDRIVIPATANLFLEDEQGNRFGRIRMLGRGGFLLETNRRFPAAETLAFTIVGEDDAVHRQVQAVQRYTNPNGDVGFEFQELEPDAAVEIGVLIDKYLNAVRAAK
- a CDS encoding Zn-dependent hydrolase, which codes for MPNVGVSFFLALLVLLMTPLTDAQTKRKTSPPSTATALKVVPDLAQRVAKFKPVEMPFKADGLSPRERQLVDKLVEACGYIEEIYWRQSDPEALTLHQQLAGSKEQRDQDLRRYLFINASRFDLLEDNQSFVCTQSEASASGVCPPMNPGRGFYPHGLTREQVEQFIKQHPDKKSAIYDPHTVVRWKGNQLDGVPYHVAYRSFLEPAAGALNAAAALSDEPQFANFLRLRADALLSDDYYRSDIAWLDLKSPKFDIIYAPYETYDDGLLGIKTSYGAAVLIRNETESRKLALYEKYVPDIQEALPLPAEDRPSKRGQQTPMEVMDTPFRAGDLNHGYQAVADNLPNDARIHQEKGTKKIFFKNFMDARVNVVILPIARKLMRADQAAQASGEGYLAGTLLHEMSHGLGPAFARKNGKQVDIREAIGPAFNGLEEAKADVVGMFGLKWLVDHGAIPKERLPEFYSSYLAGLFRTIRFGTAEAHGKAEMMEFNYLTEQKAIQRDAGGKYVIDYARTATAIAALARELLEIEATGDRTRAENWFAKYSALPAELKAALSTVADVPVDITPNFSFPQRVE